The following proteins come from a genomic window of Microbacterium sp. SY138:
- a CDS encoding TetR/AcrR family transcriptional regulator C-terminal domain-containing protein, which translates to MAKNLVDLLWRKDASERADGRRGPRSRVSVDAVVSGAIELADAGGTEAMTIRALAQSLDLTAMSVYTHVNSRAELLVLMVDEAHARMVTSPTDRAGWRARVRRVADENLALFRAHAWLLDIDDARVVVGPGTIAKYDRELRAFDDAGLSDVERDAALSFVLDFVRATAARMRGSAARERFGPFWAEAAPRVTGYLGADFPLAQAVGQAAGEAMDGPYDADVAWDFGVARVIDGLAGIVSDSSPR; encoded by the coding sequence ATGGCCAAGAATCTCGTGGACCTGCTCTGGCGCAAGGACGCGTCCGAGCGAGCGGACGGCCGTCGCGGGCCGCGTTCTCGCGTATCCGTCGACGCCGTGGTGTCCGGGGCGATCGAACTCGCGGACGCCGGTGGGACCGAGGCGATGACGATCCGTGCGCTGGCGCAGTCGCTCGACCTCACGGCGATGTCCGTCTACACGCACGTCAACAGTCGGGCGGAGCTGCTCGTCCTGATGGTCGACGAGGCGCACGCGAGGATGGTGACGTCGCCGACGGACAGAGCGGGGTGGCGAGCCCGCGTGCGTCGCGTGGCCGATGAGAATCTCGCCCTGTTCCGCGCCCATGCATGGTTGCTGGACATCGATGATGCTCGAGTCGTCGTGGGTCCGGGAACGATAGCGAAATACGACCGCGAGTTGCGGGCATTCGACGACGCCGGACTGTCTGATGTCGAGCGTGACGCGGCGTTGTCCTTCGTCCTCGACTTCGTGAGGGCGACGGCGGCGAGAATGCGCGGGAGTGCAGCGCGGGAGCGCTTCGGACCGTTCTGGGCCGAGGCCGCGCCGCGCGTGACGGGATATCTCGGGGCGGACTTCCCCCTTGCTCAGGCGGTCGGTCAAGCAGCCGGCGAAGCGATGGACGGCCCCTACGACGCCGACGTCGCATGGGACTTCGGTGTGGCACGGGTGATCGACGGGCTCGCCGGCATCGTCTCGGATTCCTCGCCGCGCTGA
- a CDS encoding TRIC cation channel family protein produces MTEPLFTIPLWADLLGVGLGGVQGAMFASGFQGQRRLDWLGVSIIGIMIGMGGGLIRDILLGQTPATLQNQWYLVTAGGAALLGMLLAGLFTRLNTVIVVLDAVVIGMFGAFGTSKALAFGIPEVPAVFIGVCAAVGGSVLRDMLMGLPTAIMHVGSLYAVAAGAGCTFIVIAVALGMPITLAAVIGIAVTAVIRVLAVTFDVSLPEQRRIYRRKVAAETGAIAIVKPSADL; encoded by the coding sequence GTGACCGAACCGCTCTTCACCATTCCGCTGTGGGCGGACCTCCTCGGCGTCGGCCTCGGTGGCGTCCAGGGCGCGATGTTCGCATCGGGGTTCCAGGGGCAGCGTCGACTCGACTGGCTCGGCGTCTCGATCATCGGCATCATGATCGGGATGGGTGGCGGTCTCATCCGCGACATCCTGCTGGGGCAGACGCCCGCCACCCTGCAGAATCAGTGGTATCTGGTCACCGCCGGCGGGGCGGCCCTGCTCGGCATGCTGCTCGCGGGCCTCTTCACCCGGCTGAACACCGTGATCGTGGTCCTCGATGCCGTGGTGATCGGCATGTTCGGCGCCTTCGGGACGAGCAAGGCCCTCGCATTCGGGATCCCCGAAGTCCCGGCGGTCTTCATCGGCGTCTGCGCCGCGGTCGGTGGCAGCGTGCTCCGCGACATGCTCATGGGGCTTCCGACCGCGATCATGCACGTCGGTTCGCTCTACGCGGTCGCCGCGGGGGCAGGATGCACCTTCATCGTGATCGCCGTCGCCCTCGGAATGCCGATCACTCTCGCGGCGGTCATCGGCATCGCCGTCACAGCCGTCATCCGGGTCCTCGCCGTCACGTTCGACGTCTCCCTGCCCGAGCAGCGGCGCATCTACCGCCGCAAGGTGGCCGCAGAGACCGGCGCGATCGCGATCGTCAAGCCCAGCGCCGACCTCTGA
- the recO gene encoding DNA repair protein RecO, with amino-acid sequence MPTYRDEAVILRTHKLGEADRIVIMLSRRHGKVRAVAKGVRRTSSKFGARLEPFMVADVQLYQGRSLDIVQQAESLGSYGTDIAAHYDRFTAANAMVETADRLSDSEATPDQYLLLVGGLRALSRGEHVARSILDSYLLRVMSLSGWAPSLDECARCGTPGPHSRFVAQLGGLVCQNCAPAGSPRVAEKTLALLRALIAGEWDVIDGSSPADTAAASGLVSAYAQWHLERGIRSLAHVSDIPSEGER; translated from the coding sequence GTGCCCACCTATCGAGACGAAGCGGTGATCCTGCGCACCCACAAGCTCGGTGAGGCGGATCGCATCGTCATCATGCTCTCGCGGCGTCATGGCAAGGTTCGCGCGGTCGCGAAGGGCGTGCGCCGGACCTCGTCGAAGTTCGGGGCCAGACTCGAGCCGTTCATGGTCGCCGACGTGCAGCTGTATCAAGGCCGCTCGCTCGACATCGTGCAGCAGGCCGAGTCGCTCGGTTCCTACGGAACGGACATCGCCGCGCACTACGACCGGTTCACGGCGGCCAACGCGATGGTCGAGACGGCCGATCGCCTGAGCGACTCGGAGGCGACGCCCGACCAGTACCTGCTCCTCGTCGGCGGGCTGCGTGCGCTGTCCCGCGGAGAGCATGTCGCCCGCAGCATCCTCGACTCGTATCTGCTGCGGGTGATGTCCCTCTCCGGATGGGCGCCCTCCCTCGACGAATGCGCGCGCTGCGGCACTCCGGGTCCGCACTCCCGGTTCGTCGCGCAGCTGGGCGGACTGGTCTGCCAGAACTGCGCCCCTGCCGGGAGCCCCCGCGTCGCCGAGAAGACCCTGGCGCTGCTCCGGGCGCTGATCGCCGGCGAGTGGGACGTCATCGACGGGTCTTCGCCCGCCGACACGGCCGCCGCGTCCGGCCTGGTCTCCGCCTACGCTCAATGGCATCTGGAACGCGGGATCCGCTCCCTCGCCCACGTGTCCGACATCCCTTCGGAAGGAGAACGGTGA
- a CDS encoding isoprenyl transferase: MSPKPYTHKDAVAYRPLDWTGVHPPAFRAVPEHVAIVMDGNGRWANRRGLNRIEGHKAGEEVLLDVVAGAIQAGVKHLSVYAFSTENWARSPEEVRFLMGYNRDVLHRRRDQLNEWGVRIRWAGRKPRLWGSVIKELQHAEQLTRGNDVLTLTMCVNYGGRVELVDAMRAIAEDVAAGRVKPKAITEKMIRRNLYVPDMPDVDLFLRSSGEQRTSNFLLWESAYAEMVFLDTLWPDFSREELWRAIGIYLSRDRRFGGAIDTPEASA, translated from the coding sequence GTGAGCCCGAAGCCGTATACGCACAAGGACGCCGTGGCCTATCGCCCGCTGGACTGGACCGGCGTGCATCCCCCTGCGTTCCGGGCCGTGCCGGAGCACGTGGCGATCGTCATGGACGGCAACGGCCGCTGGGCCAACCGCCGGGGTCTCAACCGGATCGAAGGTCACAAGGCAGGGGAGGAGGTGCTTCTCGATGTGGTCGCCGGCGCGATCCAGGCCGGGGTGAAGCATCTCTCCGTGTACGCGTTCTCGACCGAGAACTGGGCGCGCTCTCCCGAGGAGGTCCGCTTCCTGATGGGGTACAACCGCGACGTGCTGCACCGACGCCGTGATCAGCTCAACGAATGGGGCGTGCGGATCCGCTGGGCCGGACGCAAGCCGCGTCTGTGGGGAAGCGTCATCAAGGAGCTCCAGCACGCCGAGCAGCTCACTCGTGGCAACGACGTGCTCACCCTCACCATGTGTGTGAACTACGGCGGCAGGGTGGAGCTCGTCGATGCGATGCGGGCGATCGCCGAGGACGTCGCCGCCGGGCGGGTGAAGCCGAAGGCGATCACCGAGAAGATGATCCGCCGGAATCTGTATGTGCCCGACATGCCGGACGTCGACCTGTTCCTGCGCAGCTCGGGGGAGCAACGCACCTCGAACTTCCTGTTGTGGGAGTCGGCCTACGCCGAGATGGTGTTCCTCGACACCCTCTGGCCCGATTTCTCGCGTGAGGAGCTGTGGCGCGCCATCGGTATCTACCTGTCGCGCGATCGTCGTTTCGGCGGCGCGATCGACACGCCGGAGGCCTCGGCCTGA
- a CDS encoding AAA family ATPase — MLSADDPLPLQPERVLVAGVSGSGKTTLSRRIGTMWSLRHVEIDGLFHGPNWTPRPEFLDDVRAFASDDRWVTEWQYTSKGTDAILTPRAQLAVWLDYPHRVVRARLIRRTLARGILRLELWNGNREKGPWNLLNRDPEENILAWQTATLHKWSERFPALQEHFPHLVVVRLRHPREAERWLRAQAEASGVSIAPPKRRSRDR; from the coding sequence ATGCTCTCCGCCGACGACCCGCTGCCGCTCCAGCCGGAGCGGGTTCTGGTGGCGGGCGTCTCCGGCTCGGGGAAGACGACCCTGTCGCGGCGTATCGGCACGATGTGGAGCCTGCGCCACGTCGAGATCGACGGTCTGTTCCACGGACCGAACTGGACTCCTCGCCCCGAGTTCCTCGACGACGTGCGCGCCTTCGCGTCCGACGACCGTTGGGTCACCGAGTGGCAGTACACGAGCAAGGGCACGGATGCGATCCTCACGCCGCGCGCGCAGCTCGCCGTCTGGCTGGACTATCCCCACCGCGTCGTGCGCGCCCGTCTGATCCGGCGCACGCTCGCCCGCGGCATCCTGCGACTCGAGCTCTGGAACGGGAACCGCGAGAAGGGACCGTGGAACCTGCTGAACCGCGATCCCGAGGAGAACATCCTCGCGTGGCAGACGGCGACGCTCCACAAATGGAGCGAGCGGTTTCCGGCCCTGCAGGAACACTTCCCCCACCTCGTCGTCGTGAGGCTGCGCCATCCGCGGGAAGCCGAGAGGTGGCTCCGGGCTCAGGCCGAGGCCTCCGGCGTGTCGATCGCGCCGCCGAAACGACGATCGCGCGACAGGTAG
- a CDS encoding DsbA family oxidoreductase codes for MTEPISIDIWSDIACPWCYIGKRNLEKGLEAVAADEDAPQVNITFHSFELSPDTPVDFDGDEIDFLAGHKGMPREQVEQMLSNVTGVAANAGLEYRFDLLQHTNTVKAHELLHFAKAEGLQHELEERLMSAYFTEGKHVGRIDDLVELATEVGLDADRARAALESEQYLPAVRQDQAQARAYGIQGVPFFVVDGQYGISGAQPPAAFENVLRDLWSKRGEAETETAAV; via the coding sequence GTGACTGAACCCATCTCCATCGACATCTGGTCCGACATCGCCTGCCCCTGGTGCTACATCGGCAAGCGCAACCTCGAGAAGGGTCTCGAAGCGGTCGCCGCCGACGAGGACGCACCGCAGGTCAACATCACCTTCCACTCCTTCGAGCTCTCGCCCGACACCCCCGTCGACTTCGACGGCGACGAGATCGACTTCCTCGCCGGGCACAAGGGAATGCCGCGCGAGCAGGTCGAGCAGATGCTGTCGAATGTGACCGGTGTCGCCGCGAACGCGGGACTCGAGTACCGCTTCGACCTGCTGCAGCACACCAACACGGTCAAGGCTCATGAGCTGCTGCACTTCGCGAAGGCCGAGGGCCTGCAGCACGAGCTGGAGGAGCGGCTCATGTCCGCCTACTTCACCGAAGGCAAGCACGTCGGCCGTATCGACGACCTGGTCGAGCTCGCGACCGAGGTCGGCCTCGACGCAGATCGCGCTCGCGCGGCGCTCGAGAGCGAGCAGTACCTGCCGGCGGTTCGTCAGGATCAGGCCCAGGCCCGCGCCTACGGCATCCAGGGTGTGCCGTTCTTCGTCGTCGACGGCCAGTACGGCATCAGCGGGGCGCAGCCACCGGCGGCGTTCGAGAACGTCCTCCGCGACCTCTGGTCGAAGCGCGGAGAAGCCGAGACGGAGACGGCAGCCGTCTGA
- a CDS encoding glutathione peroxidase, with translation MTESALRTIPFTDAKGEEKTLDDLGADVVLVVNVASKCGLTPQYEQLEELQRLYGDRGFTVVGFPCNQFFGQEPGSVDDILEFCSTTYGVTFPVNDKVKVNGKNAAELYKALKETPDAGGKAGRVEWNFEKFLVLPDGDVLRFRPKQKPDAPEIVSAIEAALTR, from the coding sequence ATGACCGAATCCGCGCTCCGCACGATCCCGTTCACCGACGCGAAGGGCGAGGAGAAGACGCTCGACGATCTCGGTGCCGACGTGGTGCTGGTCGTGAACGTCGCCTCCAAGTGCGGCCTGACGCCGCAGTACGAGCAGCTCGAGGAGCTGCAGCGTCTGTACGGCGACCGCGGGTTCACGGTCGTCGGCTTCCCGTGCAACCAGTTCTTCGGCCAGGAGCCCGGCTCGGTGGACGACATCCTCGAGTTCTGCTCGACGACGTACGGCGTCACGTTCCCGGTCAACGACAAGGTCAAGGTGAACGGCAAGAACGCCGCGGAGCTCTACAAGGCACTCAAGGAGACCCCGGACGCCGGCGGAAAAGCCGGACGGGTCGAGTGGAACTTCGAGAAGTTCCTCGTGCTGCCGGATGGGGACGTCCTGCGCTTCCGCCCGAAGCAGAAGCCGGACGCCCCCGAGATCGTCAGCGCCATCGAAGCCGCGCTGACCCGCTAG
- the dusB gene encoding tRNA dihydrouridine synthase DusB, translating into MTLATAPARPLRIGPIDLDVPVVLAPMAGITNTAFRRLCREYGAGLYVSEMITSRALVERNETTMRLIRHHESETPRSIQLYGVDPKTIAEAVRIIVAEDHADHIDLNFGCPVPKVTRRGGGAALPWKSKLFADIVDQAVKAAGDIPLTVKMRKGIDKDHLTFLDAGRAAEDAGAAAVALHARTAGEFYSGFADWNAIGELKQAVTSIPVLGNGDIWSADDAVRMMAQTDCDGVVVGRGCLGRPWLFGELATAFGGEGKTVDATLGFVANAFRRHAELLVEFFEDEDRGCRDIRKHVSWYFKGYPVGGDIRTGLATASSLAEIDDLLGRLDHTAPYPGADAEGQRGRAGHPKRTALPEKWLESREIASDTSEMMRGAEIENSGG; encoded by the coding sequence ATGACTCTCGCCACCGCACCTGCCCGCCCCCTTCGCATCGGTCCGATCGATCTCGACGTGCCGGTCGTCCTCGCACCCATGGCGGGGATCACCAACACCGCCTTCCGGCGACTGTGTCGTGAGTACGGCGCCGGGCTGTACGTCAGCGAGATGATCACCTCGCGCGCTCTCGTCGAGCGCAACGAGACCACCATGCGACTGATCCGCCACCACGAGTCGGAGACGCCGCGGTCCATCCAACTGTACGGCGTCGACCCGAAGACCATCGCCGAGGCCGTCCGCATCATCGTCGCCGAGGACCACGCCGACCACATCGACCTCAACTTCGGGTGCCCGGTGCCGAAGGTCACGCGCCGCGGCGGGGGAGCGGCGCTGCCGTGGAAGTCGAAGCTGTTCGCCGATATCGTCGACCAGGCGGTGAAAGCCGCAGGCGACATCCCGCTCACGGTGAAGATGCGCAAGGGCATCGATAAAGACCACCTCACCTTCCTCGATGCCGGGCGAGCGGCTGAAGATGCAGGGGCGGCCGCGGTCGCGCTGCACGCCAGGACCGCTGGCGAGTTCTACTCGGGGTTCGCGGACTGGAACGCGATCGGCGAGCTGAAGCAGGCGGTCACGAGCATCCCGGTGCTCGGCAACGGCGACATCTGGTCGGCCGACGACGCCGTGCGCATGATGGCGCAGACCGACTGCGACGGTGTCGTGGTCGGGCGTGGCTGCCTCGGACGCCCGTGGCTGTTCGGCGAGCTGGCCACGGCCTTCGGTGGGGAGGGGAAGACCGTCGATGCGACACTCGGCTTCGTCGCGAACGCCTTCCGTCGCCACGCCGAGCTGCTGGTCGAGTTCTTCGAGGATGAGGACCGCGGGTGCCGGGATATCCGCAAGCACGTGTCCTGGTACTTCAAGGGCTACCCGGTCGGGGGCGACATCCGCACCGGACTCGCCACGGCATCCAGCCTCGCCGAGATCGACGACCTCCTCGGCCGGCTCGATCACACGGCGCCCTATCCCGGTGCGGACGCCGAGGGGCAGCGCGGTCGAGCGGGACACCCGAAGCGCACCGCCCTGCCGGAGAAGTGGTTGGAGTCGCGGGAGATCGCATCCGACACCTCGGAGATGATGCGTGGAGCGGAGATCGAGAACAGTGGCGGTTGA